The following proteins come from a genomic window of Salvia hispanica cultivar TCC Black 2014 chromosome 4, UniMelb_Shisp_WGS_1.0, whole genome shotgun sequence:
- the LOC125222069 gene encoding serine carboxypeptidase 1-like isoform X2 — MHKLIAHLFSLLLSSTLCNANQQTHLLRATRPHSFSVSGSWLQRERDAFVAPQDGLMQADKITQLPGQPHGVDFDHYAGYVTVKPQAGRALFYYFVESPTNSSTKPLVLWLNGGPGCSSFGYGAMEELGPFRVSSDGTTLFRNNYAWNNVANVIFLDSPAGVGFSYSNTTADYNNTGDTSTATDAYTFIVNWLERFPQYKTRDFYITGESYAGHYVPQLANTILLRNNNSNSPTVINLKGVAIGNALIDDASMSAGFYDHIWTHALISDEIHTKIFNSCDFANNLASDQCYDYVEKSFKELGNIDINNIYAPICLQHMLKKGSSDSGEQVNNFDPCSDVYVKYYLNTPQVQDALHVKPTAWDFCRTFDNWTDWESSVLPTIENLMASGLRVWLYSGDIDANVPVTTTRYAINRLKLPIETAWRPWYFENEVGGYVVGYKGLTLATVRGAGHQVPSYQPQRALLMFTSFLQGILPPSS; from the exons ATGCATAAGCTTATTGCACACCTCTTCTCCTTGCTCCTCTCCTCCACACTTTGCAATGCCAATCAGCAGACTCATCTTTTGAGAGCTACAAGACCACACAGTTTCTCTGTTTCCGGTTCTTGGCTACAGCGCGAAAGAGATGCATTTGTTGCACCTCAAGATGGACTAATGCAAGCAGACAAGATCACTCAGCTGCCAGGGCAGCCTCATGGTGTGGATTTTGATCACTATGCAGGTTATGTTACAGTTAAGCCCCAGGCAGGAAGAGCGctgttttactattttgtcGAGTCTCCAACAAATTCTTCCACCAAACCTCTGGTCTTGTGGCTAAATGGAG GCCCTGGATGTTCATCTTTTGGATATGGAGCCATGGAGGAATTGGGACCTTTCAGAGTGAGCAGTGACGGGACAACTCTATTCAGAAACAACTATGCATGGAACAATG TGGCGAATGTGATCTTCTTGGATTCGCCTGCTGGTGTTGGCTTCTCATATTCAAACACAACTGCTGACTACAACAACACTGGTGACACGAGCACTGCCACAGATGCCTACACATTTATAGTGAACTGGCTCGAGAGGTTCCCTCAGTACAAAACCCGGGATTTCTACATTACTGGGGAGAGCTACGCCGGTCATTATGTGCCTCAGTTAGCAAATACTATATTGCTCAGAAACAACAACAGCAACAGTCCAACTGTTATCAATCTAAAGGGTGTTGCT ATAGGGAATGCATTGATAGACGATGCGAGCATGTCAGCAGGGTTCTATGATCATATCTGGACGCATGCCTTGATCTCAGATGAGATACACACaaaaatcttcaattcttgtgACTTCGCAAATAATTTAGCTTCTGATCAGTGCTATGATTACGTGGAGAAGTCCTTTAAAGAGCTTGGGAACATTGACATCAACAACATCTATGCACCAATCTGTTTGCAACACATGCTTAAGAAGGGCTCAAGTGATTCT GGCGAACAGGTTAACAACTTCGATCCCTGCTCGGATGTGTATGTTAAGTATTACTTGAATACTCCTCAAGTCCAAGATGCCCTCCATGTGAAGCCCACAGCTTGGGACTTCTGCAG AACCTTTGATAACTGGACAGATTGGGAAAGTAGTGTTTTGCCAACAATTGAGAATCTAATGGCAAGTGGGCTGAGAGTGTGGCTGTACAG TGGAGACATAGATGCGAATGTACCAGTTACAACCACAAGGTATGCAATTAACAGGCTAAAGCTTCCAATCGAGACTGCTTGGCGCCCGTGGTACTTTGAGAATGAG GTTGGAGGGTATGTGGTGGGATACAAAGGGCTGACATTAGCAACGGTGAGAGGAGCTGGTCATCAAGTTCCCAGCTACCAGCCTCAGAGGGCACTCCTCATGTTTACCTCCTTTCTTCAAGGAATTCTACCTCCTTCCTCATAA
- the LOC125222069 gene encoding serine carboxypeptidase 1-like isoform X1, translating to MHKLIAHLFSLLLSSTLCNANQQTHLLRATRPHSFSVSGSWLQRERDAFVAPQDGLMQADKITQLPGQPHGVDFDHYAGYVTVKPQAGRALFYYFVESPTNSSTKPLVLWLNGGPGCSSFGYGAMEELGPFRVSSDGTTLFRNNYAWNNVANVIFLDSPAGVGFSYSNTTADYNNTGDTSTATDAYTFIVNWLERFPQYKTRDFYITGESYAGHYVPQLANTILLRNNNSNSPTVINLKGVAIGNALIDDASMSAGFYDHIWTHALISDEIHTKIFNSCDFANNLASDQCYDYVEKSFKELGNIDINNIYAPICLQHMLKKGSSDSVGEQVNNFDPCSDVYVKYYLNTPQVQDALHVKPTAWDFCRTFDNWTDWESSVLPTIENLMASGLRVWLYSGDIDANVPVTTTRYAINRLKLPIETAWRPWYFENEVGGYVVGYKGLTLATVRGAGHQVPSYQPQRALLMFTSFLQGILPPSS from the exons ATGCATAAGCTTATTGCACACCTCTTCTCCTTGCTCCTCTCCTCCACACTTTGCAATGCCAATCAGCAGACTCATCTTTTGAGAGCTACAAGACCACACAGTTTCTCTGTTTCCGGTTCTTGGCTACAGCGCGAAAGAGATGCATTTGTTGCACCTCAAGATGGACTAATGCAAGCAGACAAGATCACTCAGCTGCCAGGGCAGCCTCATGGTGTGGATTTTGATCACTATGCAGGTTATGTTACAGTTAAGCCCCAGGCAGGAAGAGCGctgttttactattttgtcGAGTCTCCAACAAATTCTTCCACCAAACCTCTGGTCTTGTGGCTAAATGGAG GCCCTGGATGTTCATCTTTTGGATATGGAGCCATGGAGGAATTGGGACCTTTCAGAGTGAGCAGTGACGGGACAACTCTATTCAGAAACAACTATGCATGGAACAATG TGGCGAATGTGATCTTCTTGGATTCGCCTGCTGGTGTTGGCTTCTCATATTCAAACACAACTGCTGACTACAACAACACTGGTGACACGAGCACTGCCACAGATGCCTACACATTTATAGTGAACTGGCTCGAGAGGTTCCCTCAGTACAAAACCCGGGATTTCTACATTACTGGGGAGAGCTACGCCGGTCATTATGTGCCTCAGTTAGCAAATACTATATTGCTCAGAAACAACAACAGCAACAGTCCAACTGTTATCAATCTAAAGGGTGTTGCT ATAGGGAATGCATTGATAGACGATGCGAGCATGTCAGCAGGGTTCTATGATCATATCTGGACGCATGCCTTGATCTCAGATGAGATACACACaaaaatcttcaattcttgtgACTTCGCAAATAATTTAGCTTCTGATCAGTGCTATGATTACGTGGAGAAGTCCTTTAAAGAGCTTGGGAACATTGACATCAACAACATCTATGCACCAATCTGTTTGCAACACATGCTTAAGAAGGGCTCAAGTGATTCTGTA GGCGAACAGGTTAACAACTTCGATCCCTGCTCGGATGTGTATGTTAAGTATTACTTGAATACTCCTCAAGTCCAAGATGCCCTCCATGTGAAGCCCACAGCTTGGGACTTCTGCAG AACCTTTGATAACTGGACAGATTGGGAAAGTAGTGTTTTGCCAACAATTGAGAATCTAATGGCAAGTGGGCTGAGAGTGTGGCTGTACAG TGGAGACATAGATGCGAATGTACCAGTTACAACCACAAGGTATGCAATTAACAGGCTAAAGCTTCCAATCGAGACTGCTTGGCGCCCGTGGTACTTTGAGAATGAG GTTGGAGGGTATGTGGTGGGATACAAAGGGCTGACATTAGCAACGGTGAGAGGAGCTGGTCATCAAGTTCCCAGCTACCAGCCTCAGAGGGCACTCCTCATGTTTACCTCCTTTCTTCAAGGAATTCTACCTCCTTCCTCATAA
- the LOC125222068 gene encoding cyclin-dependent kinase C-2-like, whose amino-acid sequence MAIAAPEQLNTTEIPAWGSRSVDCFEKLEQIGEGTYGQVYMAREIKTGEIVALKKIRMDNEREGFPITAIREIKILKKLHHENVIKLKEIVTSTGPEKDEPPAPDGNKYRGGIYMVFEYMDHDLTGLADRPGMRFSVPQIKCYMRQLLTGLHYCHVNQVLHRDIKGSNLLIDNEGNLKLADFGLARSFSSDHNANLTNRVITLWYRPPELLLGTTKYGPAVDMWSVGCIFAELLNGKPVFPGKDEPEQLNKIFDICGTPSEEIWPGVSKIPWYNNFKPSRVIKRRLREHFRHFDRHALDLLDKMLTLDPSQRISAKDALDAEYFWTDPLPCDPKSLPKYESSHEFQTKKKRQQQRQHEENSKRQKLQHNQQHSRLPPIQQSGHAHAQMRAGQNPPAHGGQPQVAGGPGHHYGKPRPSAGPGRYPPGGNPSGNYNHPNRGQGSGGYGTGAYPPQGRAPPYGSSAMPGAAPRGPNYPHGAPPYGTSAAGRGSSNIMSGNRNQQYNWQQ is encoded by the exons ATGGCGATAGCGGCGCCGGAGCAGCTAAACACCACAGAAATTCCTGCTTGGGGCTCTCGAAGTGTTGATTGCTTCGAGAAATTGGAGCAGATTGGCGAAGGAACTTATGG ACAAGTTTACATGGCAAGAGAAATCAAAACAGGGGAAATTGTTGCTTTGAAGAAGATACGGATGGACAATGAAAGAGAAGGG TTCCCCATAACAGCCATCcgtgaaattaaaatattaaagaaactTCACCACGAAAATGTCATCAAGCTAAAAGAAATCGTCACCTCTACTG GTCCTGAGAAGGATGAGCCACCTGCACCAG ATGGTAACAAGTACAGAGGTGGGATTTATATGGTCTTTGAGTACATGGACCATGATTTAACTGGCCTTGCTGATCGTCCTGGAATGAGATTCTCAGTGCCGCAGATTAAG TGCTATATGAGACAGCTTTTGACAGGGCTGCACTACTGTCATGTAAATCAAGTGCTTCACCGTGATATTAAAG GTTCAAATCTTCTGATAGACAATGAAGGAAACTTGAAACTTGCAGACTTTGGTCTTGCCCGGTCATTTTCAAGTGATCATAATGCTAACCTTACAAATCGTGTGATTACTTTGTGGTATAG GCCCCCAGAGTTGCTGCTTGGCACCACGAAGTATGGCCCTGCTGTGGATATGTGGTCAGTGGGTTGCATATTTGCTGAGCTTCTTAATGGGAAACCAGTATTTCCCGGGAAAGATGAG CCggaacaattaaataaaatattcgaCATCTGTGGCACTCCCAGCGAGGAAATCTGGCCTGGAGTCTCAAAGATTCCTTGGTATAACAATTTCAAACCTAGTAGAGTTATTAAAAGACGACTTAGAGAGCACTTCAGACA CTTTGACCGGCATGCATTGGATTTATTGGACAAGATGTTGACTCTTGATCCATCTCAG AGAATATCAGCAAAGGATGCTCTCGATGCTGAGTACTTCTGGACAGATCCATTACCTTGTGATCCGAAAAG TTTGCCCAAGTATGAATCTTCCCACGAGttccaaacaaagaaaaagcgCCAGCAACAGCGCCAGCATGAAGAAAACTCAAAGCGCCAGAAGCTACAACACAATCAGCAGCATTCGCGACTCCCACCAATTCAGCAGTCTGGGCACGCGCATGCTCAGATGCGAGCAGGTCAAAATCCACCTGCGCATGGTGGACAGCCTCAGGTAGCCGGAGGACCTGGCCATCATTATGGTAAGCCACGGCCTTCAGCTGGGCCAGGAAGATACCCACCAGGTGGAAATCCTTCTGGAAACTACAACCATCCCAATCGTGGTCAAGGTAGCGGAGGTTATGGCACAGGAGCATATCCACCTCAAGGGCGCGCTCCCCCATATGGCTCTAGCGCCATGCCCGGTGCTGCCCCTCGAGGCCCTAATTACCCCCATGGCGCTCCTCCATATGGGACTTCAGCTGCAGGGCGTGGCAGCTCGAACATCATGTCTGGGAATCGCAACCAGCAATACAATTGGCAGCAATAA
- the LOC125222071 gene encoding G2/mitotic-specific cyclin S13-7-like, which produces MASRIVAPEQRIVGGGKQKNPQPEARNRRVLRDIGNLVPAPLAEGKPHNQITRPITRRFGAQLLENGQAQACKKQQPENANVLVGKDGAAKANKAAVNRKEGVAVVKPKNDAVLAIDPDCKNGAKLREAPPKKSAKSLTAILTARSKAASGLTTRPKHLIDIDAVDADNELAAVEYVEDMYSFYKETEEDGRVHDYIDSQPEVNSKMRGILVDWLIEVHRKFELVPESLYLTINIVDRFLAVKAVPRRELQLAGISAMLIACKYEEIWAPEVSDFIAISDNAYVREQVLIMEKVILGKLGWYLTVPTPYVFLVRYIKASVPADKEVENMTFFYAELGLMSYTTIIEHSSSKIAASAVYAARCALNRSPWWTETLEHHTGYSEDQLMACAKMLVSFHFGAAGNKLKAVYKKYLNPERGAVALIPPSSALICCF; this is translated from the exons ATGGCTTCAAGAATTGTTGCTCCTGAGCAACGCATAG TTGGAGGAGGGAAGCAGAAGAATCCTCAGCCAGAAGCGAGGAATCGGAGGGTCTTGAGAGACATCGGAAACTTGGTTCCGGCGCCTCTAGCCGAAGGCAAGCCACATAATCAGATCACCCGTCCTATAACTAGGAGATTCGGTGCTCAGCTCTTGGAAAATGGCCAAGCCCAAGCCTGCAAG AAACAGCAGCCAGAAAATGCCAATGTTTTAGTGGGAAAAGATGGTGCTGCAAAAGCTAATAAAGCAGCCGTAAATCGGAAGGAAGGTGTTGCTGTTGTTAAGCCAAAGAATGATGCTGTGCTAGCCATAGATCCTGACTGCAAAAATGGTGCTAAACTGAGGGAGGCACCCCCGAAGAAGTCTGCTAAAAGTCTCACTGCAATCCTTACTGCTCGAAGCAAG GCTGCTTCTGGACTGACAACAAGGCCAAAACATCTGATAGACATCGATGCAGTTGATGCGGATAACGAATTGGCAGCAGTGGAGTATGTAGAAGACATGTACAGTTTCTATAAGGAAACAGAG GAAGATGGGAGAGTTCATGATTACATCGATTCACAGCCAGAGGTGAACTCTAAAATGAGAGGCATTCTGGTTGACTGGTTGATTGAAGTTCACAGGAAGTTTGAACTGGTGCCTGAGAGCCTCTACCTCACTATCAACATAGTGGACCGGTTTCTTGCAGTGAAGGCCGTCCCGAGAAGGGAACTTCAGTTGGCTGGCATAAGCGCGATGCTGATTGCTTGCAAGTACGAGGAGATATGGGCTCCGGAGGTGAGCGACTTCATAGCCATATCGGATAATGCTTATGTGAGGGAGCAAGTGCTGATCATGGAGAAGGTCATTCTTGGGAAGCTCGGGTGGTACCTGACTGTTCCAACTCCGTACGTGTTTCTTGTTCGATACATCAAAGCATCCGTCCCTGCTGATAAGGAG GTGGAGAACATGACATTCTTCTATGCTGAGCTTGGTTTGATGAGTTACACGACAATCATAGAGCACAGCTCTTCGAAGATTGCAGCCTCTGCTGTATATGCTGCACGCTGTGCGCTTAACAGGAGCCCTTGGTGGACTGAGACGCTGGAGCATCACACTGGCTACTCTGAGGATCAGTTGAT GGCGTGCGCGAAGATGCTAGTGAGTTTCCATTTCGGAGCAGCGGGGAACAAGCTCAAGGCTGTGTATAAAAAATACCTAAATCCAGAAAGAGGAGCTGTGGCTCTCATTCCTCCATCATCTGCTCTCATCTGCTGCTTTTAG
- the LOC125217778 gene encoding protein DGS1, mitochondrial produces the protein MEVSSESDSPPPASNSFKALLAFYSNYLHNRLRDFSPLSAISVDSYLLRRIANLYGSTRRRSRKTCLPLPLPSVASITSLDRASTITSEGSRIFAVLDDIIDHTLRNLHIVQKNLLFWQSTAEFSNTRKAYFMICQRGPGAFIDGTRQMIHDSLADGAGFQKLYCSASSHISERISVLTSLRYSLATFLAKVYMEVDKSGENLVKDLENSLPSLLVAINEIFLNLEASIGHFHAHRQTGSSVDGSYSIPLIFAQLPEVNQEGSQWTECVIKDAINLIYGNLQKLDSYLSLIVSKHRKPRKLTLYWMRYSCGALGISFCSLWLLRHSKLMGSPDIDNWIKEAKDSTLSFWNDHVEQPILAIRDELFETFRKRQKGVMEREEVQLTADSLHRMLLAFSEQTAAKKFPENASDQEMLELVMVRYEKELMHPIQGLVGGELVRALLIQVQKLKLDIEEAMLELDQILRANEINFAILAALPAFFISLILAMLVRAWFKRDTRAEGRGRVARVQRRLLLVEIERATMQFQSCKDQGLENDADCMYGLVLCFLDSLHCAVEGHARETGEWICLRQDIVDLAKPGLQTAHKLSIVSRMERVYDCLLPSAKRS, from the exons ATGGAGGTCTCGTCTGAGAGTGATTCCCCACCGCCGGCATCAAACAGTTTCAAAGCTCTGCTCGCATTTTATTCCAACTATCTCCACAACCGCCTCCGAGACTTCTCCCCATTATCGGCTATTTCTGTCGACAGTTATCTATTGAGGAGGATCGCGAACTTATACGGCAGTACGCGACGGAGGAGCAGGAAAACTTGCCTTCCCCTACCTTTGCCCTCTGTCGCCTCCATTACTTCTCTCGACCGCGCTTCTAC GATTACATCTGAGGGAAGTAGAATTTTTGCTGTGCTGGATGATATCATTGACCACACACTTCGAAATTTGCACATTGTTCAGAAGAATTTGTTGTTTTGGCAGTCCACAGCTGAG TTTTCAAATACTCGTAAAGCATACTTCATGATATGCCAAAGAGGGCCTGGTGCATTTATCGATGGTACTCGTCAAATGATACATGATTCTCTTGCTGATGGTGCTGGCTTCCAGAAGCTCTATTGCTCAGCATCTTCTCATATATCTGAGAGGATTAGTGTATTGACTTCTTTGAGATACTCTTTAGCTACATTCTTGGCCAAG GTCTATATGGAGGTCGACAAAAGTGGAGAGAATCTGGTTAAGGATCTGGAGAACTCATTGCCCTCATTATTGGTTgctataaatgaaatatttttgaatctgGAAGCATCCATTGGCCATTTTCATGCTCATCGTCAA ACTGGCTCATCAGTGGATGGAAGTTATTCAATTCCTTTGATTTTTGCACAACTTCCAGAAGTTAATCAGGAGGGTTCCCAGTGGACTGAGTGTGTGATCAAAGATGCcatcaatttgatttatgGAAATCTGCAGAAATTGGACTCATATTTGTCTTTGATT GTTTCTAAACATCGCAAGCCAAGGAAATTAACTTTATACTGGATGCGCTATAGCTGTGGAGCTTTGGGAATATCTTTTTGCTCATTGTGGCTTCTTCGTCATAGCAAGTTAATGGGAAGCCCTGACATTGACAACTGGATCAAAGAGGCCAAGGATTCAACCCTAAGCTTTTGGAATGATCATGTAGAGCAGCCA ATTTTGGCCATAAGGGACGAGCTTTTTGAGACCTTCAGGAAAAGGCAGAAAGGTGTAATGGAACGTGAAGAAGTACAGTTGACTGCTGACTCTCTGCATAG AATGCTCCTAGCTTTTAGTGAGCAGACGGCTGCTAAAAAATTTCCAGAGAATGCATCTGACCAGGAAATGCTTGAGCTTGTAATGGTGAG GTATGAGAAAGAACTTATGCATCCAATTCAGGGTCTTGTGGGTGGGGAGCTTGTTCGAGCTCTTCTCATTCAG GTTCAGAAGTTGAAGCTGGATATAGAAGA AGCGATGCTTGAGCTAGATCAGATCTTGAGAGCCAATGAAATCAACTTTGCTATTCTAGCTGCTTTACCTGCATTTTTTATCTCCCTCATTTTAGCCATGTTGGTGCGAGCTTGGTTTAAAAGG GACACCAGAGCTGAGGGAAGAGGACGAGTTGCTCGTGTTCAAAGAAGGCTACTGCTTGTGGAAATTGAAAGAGCTACGATGCAGTTTCAGAGTTGCAAAGATCAAGGATTG GAAAACGATGCTGATTGCATGTACGGTTTGGTATTATGTTTTCTCGATTCCCTGCACTGTGCAGTGGAAGGACACGCGAGAGAAACTGGTGAATGGATATG TTTGAGACAGGATATTGTTGATTTGGCAAAGCCAGGCCTCCAAACTGCGCATAAGCTAAGCATTGTGTCGCGCATGGAACGGGTGTACGATTGCTTGCTCCCATCAGCGAAACGCAGCTAA